The Isorropodon fossajaponicum endosymbiont JTNG4 genome segment TGTGTATGGCGATCGAAATTTATTTTGCTCGTGCCCAGACATTAAGGGTTTTGAGTAGATGGCTTTGCGCCTTATTTTGATACTTTATTTGGGTATTTTAGCTGGTTAGTTTGCACGTGGTTATTTTAATAAAATAGTGTTACCCATTCAAGCGTTACCCTAAATAACCACCTATACTAATCCTATTATTAGCCAAAAATCTGGCGAACAATCAATATCAATTCTGGCGAAAAACTAAGTTTAATTTTGAAAATCAATCAAGCACTTAGTCTTTGGTGATTTAAAATTAGCCAAATATTTTATTGCTTAAATTAATTGAGCAACAACCATTTGAGCCTCAGACTCTGATTTTATCAGCCAAATATTTATACTAAAATACAGAATATTTAGCAGTATTAGATGCTTTAGAGGTAATTAATAGTCAAGTACAAGATAACTATTCTTTAGCAGAAATAGAATAACTTATTTTAAACATTGCTCAACCTTATCTAAACCAACTTAGTGAAGGTAGAACAGATGAAAAGCTCCATTTCCTATACAGAATTGTTGATTTATTACCCAATCATCCAACCTTTCGCTATCAATTGAGCGAGTTACTATTAATGCTTGAAAAATATGACGAGGCTACATTTCAGCTAGATTATCTAGCCACTAATTCACAATGGAAAAAACAATTCAAACGTTTAAAAAATGCCTTAAATTATGCACAGATTTTTACCCAAGGTGAATTGAGCATTCCAAGCATCAGCACTAATTCTAAATGACACTGTACCATAGGCAGGGATTGTGCTAACTTCTGAATAAGCCTCTTTGATATTTAGATAACGATTAGCCCAATCTAATGTAGGAGCAGTATCAAAAGAAAATGCAGCAATGAATCTTTTAACCAGGCAGAGAAAATCACTTTAAGTACTGCAAATGGCACTATTACAGCCCATAAAATTAATATTAAAGAATTTACAGTGGGTGCAATCACAAAACAAGATTTTCTCATTGCTGTTCTACCACAAGCAAAACTACCTTCCAATATTGATGGTTTATTAGGCACTGATTGGCTCCAAGCCTTTTACTTTGTAATTGATAAAAAACAATTATTATTACGCCTTACACCTCATTAAATTCATGATTGCTTAGTTTTTTTTAATCAAAACCTTTCAACACAACTTGCCATTAATGCTAAACTAATTTTAAAATCAATACAAAATTCTATTTCCATATTAAGGAGAACGCCCAATGAATTCATTGCTCATCACCAAAAGTTTCTCCCGTATTTTATTACTAATAGCAACACTCTTCACCTTATTTAACCACCACTGTTCACGCTGTTACCACTGGCTTAGTCCTCAATAAACCCACCACACAATCCTCCACAGGTTGGGGTGGTGTTTCTTCAAGAGCGGTTGATGGCAACACTAGCGGCAACTATAACCACAAAAGTACCACCAACACCCAAAACCGTCAAGGTGTGTTTGGTGGCGTGTTGATTTACAAAGCGATCAAACCATTAATCAAATCGTTATTTACAATCGTACTAATTGTTGTAAAGGCAGCAGATTGACTAACTATCGAGTCAGTGTTGCCACTGATGCTGATTTTAATGCCATCACCTATCAGCAAGACTTTCATGCCTATCCTAACCCCGGCACAACAATTGACTTAGGTGACGAAGGCACACAAGGTCGTTATGTTAAAGTCCAACTACTCGATAAAAACTTTCTCTCTTTAGCAGAAGTTGAGGTCATAGGTAATATAGACAACAAAGGCGAGAAAGGAGGCAAGGGTGATAAAGGTATTCAAACTGCAATGCTCTAACCTACTTGGACACATTTCAAGCCGCTTTTTTCAATTCAGCCATCTTTTGAGCAGGTGTTAAATACCCAATCGCTGAATGAATCCTTTTGTAATTATACAAGTAGATATAACCCTCTACATTTTGCACGACTTCACTATGATTTGCAAAACTTTGATAATTTAATCTCTCAGTCTTCAGACTTCTAAAGAAACGCTCCATGACCGCATTATCCCAACAATTACCTCGCCTGCTCATGCTTTGAGTAATGTTGTTCTTGTTGCAATAATCAATAAAAACTTTAGAAGAGTATTGAGTCCCTTGATCAGAGTGGAACATGTGTTTATTTGTATTGGGCTGGTGTCTAGACACAGCATTACTAAGCGCATCCTTTGCCAACTGAGCATTAGGCTGTTTTGACAATGCCCAACCAACAACTTGTCTTGAGCCTAAATCCAACACACTGGCTAAATAACTCCCACCTTGATAGGTTTTGATATAGGTAATATCACCAACCCAATGCGTATTAATTGATTGCTGCTCAAACACACGATTTAATAGGTTTTTTGCCTTTTTAAACATCAATCTAGTATTAGGGTAATAATGACGCTTTCTTGGGCGTATGGCAACTACATTGGCTTTTTTCATTAGCGTTGCAGTTTGGTAAATACCAATGTTATAACCTTGGTTATTCAAAACTACCCGCATTCTGCGTTTGCCATAGGTGTATCCAACTTCAATAGCAGTTTGTTTGATTAATTTAATCATAGCATTGGTGTTGTTGTTTACTCGCTTATCTTTGACTTGATAGTAATAACTACTGCGAGGAAGTTTGAGTAATGCTCATAATTCTTTAGTATTGTATTGTTGGCAAGCCTTGTTTATCTTGATAATCATATCACTTGGTGATTGTCCACAGCGAACAAGGCTGTTGCCTTTTTTAAGATTTCATTGTCCCTTTGTGCGCGCCAAAGTTGTTTCTCAAGCAGTTGTATTGTTTGTTGTTCAGAAGTCAGCGCTTTGCCTGACTCTGGTGTTTGTCCACCAAGCTCTGCTAGGTATTGTTTTCTCCATCTGCTAACTGCTGAGGAGCAAGCTCCTGATATTATCATGATTTTTTTATTGGTGTAATTCTCATGCACCATGAGTTTGGCATAATCTAGTGTTCCCCCCTCAAGGGGGTATTGAACAGAATGTTCAACGGTAAAAGTCACTCGTTGTTTTCTTGATTTATATTGTGTCATTACTGACCTCCTTATGGTTTGTATTATAAGGCTATCTTTGTGTCCAATAAAATTAGACTATTGCAATCACGGGTACCTATGCCTTTGGCATATAGGCTTAATATCTGACTATCAAAAGCACCCAATCGGCGTTTGACCTTTTTCAATAATTAAAGGTTCAAAGCTACCTCTGCGGTCTCTTGGGATAGCAAGTTCAACTTCACCATGATTGCCTTTGACGGTTTTAGGGTAATAGCCATTACGAGCATTGCTGTCTGTATTAAGCTCGCTGCTATTTTGCCCATATTTTGGATAACCAAGATGATGTTCCATCTCAGCACCTAATGCTGCTTCAATGGTCATTTTAACCAGTGAAGCAGCTAGATCTGCTAAATCATCTTGGGTGTGGATGTCTTTGGCAAGTTCATCAGCAAAAGCACGGAGCTTTTTCTGGTTGATGCCTGTGTTGTTAAGTTGCTTTTTTTTGTTTCTTGGTATTGT includes the following:
- a CDS encoding retroviral-like aspartic protease family protein codes for the protein MKRKCSNESFNQAEKITLSTANGTITAHKINIKEFTVGAITKQDFLIAVLPQAKLPSNIDGLLGTDWLQAFYFVIDKKQLLLRLTPH